The genomic interval TGCCTTCTGTTCATCAATCTGAAATTCGAGAAATTGTGAATGTTTGTAAAAAAACAAAGGCAAATGTAAAAATATTACCTCCGATAGAGAAGGTGATAAAAGGGAAAATATCCTTTCATGAAATTCGTGATATTAATTTAAAGGATCTAATTGGAAGAGAAATTATCCAACCGACAGAACGATTAAAAGAATACCTCTTCAATAAGTGTGTACTAATTACGGGAGCTGGGGGATCGATTGGTAGTGAACTGGCCATGCAAGTTGCGCAATGTGAACCGAAGTCGCTTACTTTGCTAGGTCATGGGGAAAACAGTATCTTTAACATTGGGTTAAGGATAAAAGAAAAATTTCCTCATGTAAAAACGAATTTGATTATTACGGATATTCAAGATAAACACCTTATTGAACAAGCATTTAGGCAATATCGTCCACATATTGTATTTCACGCAGCAGCTCATAAACATGTTCCATTAATGGAATTAAACGAAAGAGCAGCTGTTCAAAACAATATTTTTGGAACAAAAATTTTGGCGCAAGCATCTAAAAAATTTGGTGCTGAACGTTTTGTGTTAATTTCCACAGATAAAGCCGTTCACCCTGTAAATATAATGGGCATGACGAAAAGAATAGGAGAAATGATTATTCAATATTATTCAACAGAAAGTTCAACTAAATTTTCAATTGTACGATTTGGTAATGTTTTGGAAAGTAGTGGAAGTGTCATTCCCATTTTTAAACATCAAATAGAATCTGGTGGACCAGTTACAGTTACACATCCTGATATGGTACGTTATTTTATGACCATTCCAGAAGCCGTTCAACTAGTATTGGAAGCAGGGGCTTTGTCGGAAGGTGGAGAAGTGTTTGTGTTAGATATGGGTGAACCGGTAAGGATTGACGATTTAGCAAAGAACTTAATCCGTTTATACGGTTATGAACCAGGTGTAGATATTCCTATTCAATATACAGGCATTCGACCAGGTGAAAAGTTAAACGAAACGTTATTTTATGAGAATGAAAAGATAGGGCCTACCCCTCATCCTAATATTGTCATTGCTATTCCTCTCAATAACCAAGTGCCTCATTTATTGATGAATATCGAGCAATTAGAACGAACTTTACTACAGTCCTCTGGCAATATACGTCCAATCCTAATGGAAATCATTCAGAATCAATTAGAATTTTAATAAAGCATTTGTTGAAAAATTCCTCATTATTTTTCCCTTTTGAATCATTTGTCCAATATTGCTTAGCTTTATTATGTTCCAGTGATGACTTTTTGAGATGATGCGTGAGCTCCTATAACTTAAATATAAATTACAAAGACCTCCGCGAATGCTTTAGTCAATATAGGGAATGAAGGCATAGGATAAACGAATGAACCTATGGGACATAAGTATATGCAAACTTATTTAAAATCGAGGGGGATTAAATCATAAATGAAAAAAAGTAAGTCAAAAACGACACCGACAGAGCCAGAAAGAAAATTATGTCTATGCATGATTGTCAAAAATGAATCGAAAATTATCGAAAGATGTTTAGATGCAGCTAAACCGATTATTGATTATGTTTCGATTTGTGATACAGGCTCTACTGACCATACACCTGACATCATTGAAGAATGGTGTGAGAAGAATCATATACCTGGTACTGTGCATCATGAGACGTTTAAAAATTTTGGCTATAATCGAAGTTTAGCAGCTTCACTTGCGCAAAAGACTTATCCGGAAGCAGATTATTTGCTATTGCTCGATGCCGATATGATTTTAACGATAGAACCTCATTTTACTAAGCGTGGTTTAAATGACGATCAATATCTTACGCCACAATCTGACGGTCACATAAAATTTTGGTTAACTCGTCTTTTGAAAACATCTCTACCCTGGAGATCTGTTGGGGTGACACACGAATATTGGGATTTGGATCGGGAGAAGTTAGCTCTTGAGCGACCTATGCATGTAGGTACTGTAGGGAAGTTGGATGGTTTGATGATTTATGATCAAGCAGATGGAGGAAGCAGGGCTGATAAATTCGAACGAGATAAGCGATTATTATTAGAAGGAGTTAATGATCCAACAACTCCTCAAGATTTAAAACCTCGGTATATGTTTTATTTAGCCCAAACATATCATTGCCTTGATGAACCTGAAGAGGCGATTAAATGGTATAGGAAAAGAGTCGAAGCTGGCGGGTGGCAGGAAGAAGTATTTTATGCACTATTACAAATAGGTATGTGTTATGAACGGTTAGCCAATATTGCTGCTTATAAACGGATAGAAGAAAGTGATTCGTCCGCAATGGATGATTTAAAACATCAAGAAGAAGAACTCTTTGCTTTGGCTACGGTTTCTTTTCAAAATGCTTGGGCATACAGGCCGAGCCGAGCAGAACCTTTATATGCTCTTGCTAGAATGTATCGAAGTAAGTCAAAACATAGCATAGGATTAATGTATGCTTTACAGGGAAAAGAAATTCCTTTCCCGAAAGACGATATTCTTTTTGTAGATTATCATGTTTATGATTATCTCTTTGATTATGAAATTTCTATATGTGCTTATTATAACGAAAGTAAACGCCACTTGGGCCGCGCTGCCCTGAAACGTCTTCAATCTAAAATCAAAGAATTACCTCCTCATATTATTACAGCTGTCGAAAATAACGCAAAATTTTATTAATCCCGTACAATCGAACAACACTAATTTAGGTATGTACAACTTTGAGTAAAAATTCATAATTTGGGTGATCTAAATGG from Peribacillus asahii carries:
- a CDS encoding polysaccharide biosynthesis protein produces the protein MSSLFIYIFTCYFFLLILKTYRTLWRYAGVREILTVVNSLIIANLLYLIYFLFFLNTQWPFTLMLFLCLCSILAISGFRVFLITKHQWRSVRSHSHKRVLIIGAGVAGTRVADQIISTKELDYTPIGFIDDDPKKQNLEILGIPVLGERADIKNVINRNKITDIIIAMPSVHQSEIREIVNVCKKTKANVKILPPIEKVIKGKISFHEIRDINLKDLIGREIIQPTERLKEYLFNKCVLITGAGGSIGSELAMQVAQCEPKSLTLLGHGENSIFNIGLRIKEKFPHVKTNLIITDIQDKHLIEQAFRQYRPHIVFHAAAHKHVPLMELNERAAVQNNIFGTKILAQASKKFGAERFVLISTDKAVHPVNIMGMTKRIGEMIIQYYSTESSTKFSIVRFGNVLESSGSVIPIFKHQIESGGPVTVTHPDMVRYFMTIPEAVQLVLEAGALSEGGEVFVLDMGEPVRIDDLAKNLIRLYGYEPGVDIPIQYTGIRPGEKLNETLFYENEKIGPTPHPNIVIAIPLNNQVPHLLMNIEQLERTLLQSSGNIRPILMEIIQNQLEF
- a CDS encoding tetratricopeptide repeat-containing glycosyltransferase; translation: MKKSKSKTTPTEPERKLCLCMIVKNESKIIERCLDAAKPIIDYVSICDTGSTDHTPDIIEEWCEKNHIPGTVHHETFKNFGYNRSLAASLAQKTYPEADYLLLLDADMILTIEPHFTKRGLNDDQYLTPQSDGHIKFWLTRLLKTSLPWRSVGVTHEYWDLDREKLALERPMHVGTVGKLDGLMIYDQADGGSRADKFERDKRLLLEGVNDPTTPQDLKPRYMFYLAQTYHCLDEPEEAIKWYRKRVEAGGWQEEVFYALLQIGMCYERLANIAAYKRIEESDSSAMDDLKHQEEELFALATVSFQNAWAYRPSRAEPLYALARMYRSKSKHSIGLMYALQGKEIPFPKDDILFVDYHVYDYLFDYEISICAYYNESKRHLGRAALKRLQSKIKELPPHIITAVENNAKFY